Within Lagopus muta isolate bLagMut1 chromosome 1, bLagMut1 primary, whole genome shotgun sequence, the genomic segment GAAAATCAGTGTGCCTGGATGCCTGTAATATGGGTCAGGTAGGCCCACACTCACTGAACTTCACTGAGGCATACTTGGCTTCCACAGACTGAAAATGACCTGAATAAGGAGTAGGACTTCTTCAGGTCTCTAAACATGTTGAAGCACTCTGATATAAGGATTCTCAGCTGGTCTAAAATCAGTATGACACTTTCGCTAGTAGGTATTATTATTTAATCCTCATAATGCATACAAAACAAACCAATGTAATTGTTATAGTGTAGCTATTTGATTAAAATAAGTATGATGTTGTCTTTAGCAGCTGTAACTTGCAAGGATGGCTGAAATACGAAACTTCACGTGGGCAGTGGAAGATATTTTCAAGGAAACTTTTCTCACTTACATGAACGGCTGGAGGAAAAACATGACAGAAGCGGCAAATGAACTGCAAGCCAAGGTTGATGCTGAAAACTTTGACTATGTTATCCTTTATTTGATGGTGATGATTGGAATGTTCTCCTTCATTATTGTGGCGATTCTGGTGAGTACCGTGAAATCTAAGAGGCGAGAACACTCCAAAGACCCTTACCATCAGTACATCGTGGAGGACTGGGGTGAGAAGTATAAAAGCCAGGTTCTGAATCGAGAAGATCTCAAGTGTGTGGTCCATGAAAACTTTGGTGCAAGGGACAAAACAAGCCCCACGTCACCCTGACATTccagaaacatcagcaaagAGGAAATCATGAAGTCACATTTAGGGAACTCGCTGGAATTACAAATAGCTGAGAAATTGTTCATTAGATTTACACAGGTTGAGCTAGAATGGGCTGCTGAAGAAATCAACATCACTGTTTCCTCTGAGAACTCTGGCGCAGCTGCTTTGAGGAACACCCAAGAAAAATGCATGactttgctctgctttgatATTCTgctcttcaggaaaataaagtCATGGAGAGAATAACTTGAATTTTTTAGCAATTTTTTGAAATCGAGAAGCAGATCTGGATTACTGAGCAGTAAACTTCAGACAAACAGTAGGAGTTTTCAAGTGTTTAAAAGTCCTGATTCAGATCCCAATGTGTGACATAAACCCATTTAAAATAACAGGAAACTGTACAATAAAATACCAGACCCTCTATCTATTGATTGAACAATGTGTTATGGTATGAATCACAGGACGAGCCTATATCTACACATGTTCAAGTCAATCCAAACTGCTATTTTAATGACCTGGCTCCCGTTTCAATTTCATTATTCATTGACTACAAAGAATGATTCATGGCCTTCTGTTTTATCATAAAAGCATAGCCAGACTAGCAGTCTCATCTAAGAGTGTCCTGGTTGTCCAGGGCAGCTTTTAGAGTGTCAGTGTCTTTCTTGAAGTTCATAGCtgtctcttctgctgtttcttggtTTTTCGTATTGATCTGTTTATCTGCAATGCAAGCTGGGTGATAGGGATTTCTTGCATTCCTATTAGCCAAGGCCTAGTGTAGATCATCATGCTCCTGCTATATATCTTTCAGAGCAAGGGTTTCTATGACCAGCTATCAAAGCTATTCCATTGTTATGCTTTCTAATGCTTCCCATGTTGGGTACTGGTGTGCACCAGTCAGAAAACAGGTTGTAAAGATGGTTTATCTTCCCTGTGCTGCTAAAGTACCATGATGCTGGCTGTTGGGGAATAATTAGAAGCAAAGCCAGTACTACTTCTAGTATTAAAATGTGTTCCTTTTAGCTCTAAGTTTATCTTCTATTCATATTACCAGACTTAAACTGCTTAAACTTGAAGTTCTCATTCTGGCTGTCAATTGTGTGGGCAAGgagaaatgatgaagaaaagagCTTATTTTTCTTGGAAGCTTTGGCTTGTTTTGGAGCCTGATCTTGTGGTATGGCACAACAGCTGTTGTTGTGCTCCAGAAGATGCTCATGTTATGGCTCTGTTCCCCTCCAGGTGGAAGGACATTCCTTACTACTTACCCTTGATGACCACAGGCTGTAAGGGCACAGTTAATGTGCCCATTGAGCAGCTAGAGGGACTGGCCATCTGGGCCACATGCTACAGCTGTGCTTCAGCTAGGGAAAGAGCATCTTTTGACAGGGtatggcagcagggacagccacAGTGAACCTTACTAGATGTGCCAACATCATGAACAGCTGCACCTGCTCAGGCTCTGCTCCCCACCAAAAGCGACAGGCAACTTCCattgctggctgtgctctgatcAGCATGTGGGCAGCTGTGACACTGAAATGGGAACGAGCACCTGAGTTGACTCTGCCCTTGAGACATGTTGGCAATGCCTTAGATCAGGCATGTCCAGCCTGTGGCCCAACCCAGCCACCCCCTGGCCCATGCCATCATGATGGCAGTTCTGGTACACGTCTTGACTACAACAGCAAGCTGTTCATTGCTGCTGAAAACACACAGTTAACGGGAGTGACTgtaacagtgttttgtagctgacaatttattgaatagtgttattgtactctttgtatctgttgtagtttccctggaaataaacaggaggcactacttttggagcagcttaGATAATGTATATGCAGCTCACGACAACTCCAtactcagtgcagcccaggcaagcccaAAGTTGGCCTAGTTCAGGTGAAAAGAGACAGCCCGCTTAACATActgtcttagaatcatagaatagaaccctagaatcactcaggttggaaaagagcttaCAGATCATcagtccaaccacgacctaaccatcctaccctaactctaacagccctccgctaaatcatgtccctgagcaccacatccaaacggtttttaaacacttccagggatggtgactcaaccacctccccgGGGAGCTTCACAAccccttctgtaaagaagtgtttcctgatatccaaactAAACCTTCCGTGGCTGGAGGTTCCATGTCACATGGGGCGGTGCTGCCTTTGAAGCCGTTGTAGGGAACAGCTGAGAAAGTGAAGGCAAAGCTTTCCACGGGGAACTTCAGAAACTGAACAGCTCGCTAACAATGTACACACCTGAAGCACTCAGCACTATTTAACCAGCCAGCAACGCCGCTCTGGCGTTTCCCAGCAAGCCCGCTACCAGCACACCCAGCCCCGACACGGGGCAAGAGAAGGGGCTGCCGGGCCGAGCCGGACCGGGCGCTGCTGGGAGATGTAGTTCGCCGTGCCTTCCCGCCCACAACAATGGCCGCCCGCTGAGGTAGGGAGACGCGCTGTTGGGCCTTTCCCCACCGCCCTCTCCCGCATGGCTCCGAGGCGGGCGGGCCGGCAGGGCCGAGTTGCGCGGCGGGCTGGCCGGGGCCCTACGGCGTGATGCGGTACCCCCCCAGCACggcccgcgccgccgccgccccgcggcCTGCCCGGCCCCGTGTGGGCCCTGGGGAGCGAGGGGAGCTGCGGAGAGGCACCAGGAGCTGCCCAGCGCTTTTGCAGCCGGGGCTGGGGTGATGATGGTCGCCATCCGAGGTGGAGCCTGCGATGTGCTGTTTGTGTTCTAGTGTGTTGGGTCGGTCAGGGTTTTATCCAGGTGCCACCGCTGATGCTTCtgtctgctgtgtgctttgctttgACAGCATTTGGAACGTGCGAGGAGCTGCCAGAGGAATTGTTAATATTTCCGTTGCAGCTTCAACAGATAGGTAGGCCTTACGTATCTATGCTTCCATGTGCCTGGTGCTGGTGTTAGTGGTTTGGGAATGGTATGAACTGAGTGATTGCACAGGTCTTCCTAAACAAGtaggatgcagagctgttggagagagtccaaGGAGAGCGCAAGGATGTTCAGAGGCCTGGAGTAGCTCTTCTGTGAGGAAAGTATtagggagttgggcttgtttagcctggagaagagaaggctctggggagacctcattgcagccttccagtgaAGGGAGCTTCAGTGAAGGAAACgggagggagactgactttttacatggcctgatagtgataggacaaggggaaatggctttaaaaactaaaagagaggagattcaggtaagatgtcagggggaagttctttcctcAAAGGgtggtgaagtgctggcacagctgcccagagaagctgtggtgccccatccctggaggtgctcaaggccaggttggatggggtcctgggcagcctgagctggtgggggcagccctgcccatgaaGGGTAggctttgaggttccttccacaccaagtttttctttgtttctgtggtgTTTTGGCTTATGGTCTCATGAAAGCTCTAAAGGTCTGACTTTTTTTGACTTAATATTACCATTGCATCCAATGGCAGTGGTTTGTGATGGATCttagcacagcagctctggctcacacatgctgcagctgtgtttcTATATAGTTTTTGGGCTATGCCATATTactgttttttccctctgtcCAGTAGTCATCTTTTTCTTGAGGAAGAGGCATGATCATACCTTTGAGGTGCTAAGTGTTGCTACAGGTCAAGTGCAGAGGTAGATCTTCCAGTGACAGTCCAGGTGAGAAGTAtgcattttgtttcctgaaaaataagcagcaatATAAACAGGTGGAATTAAACCCCTTCTGTAGCTCAGAGAATATTCAGCCATCACTCCATTTAAATACCTTGGTAGCTTGCTGCTTTCCAAGGCCTTCCAGCAGGTTACTTTTATAGCGTCTCACAAAGCGGATAAGAAGTGCTTCAAAATCCCCAGTCAATAGAAAAATGTCTCAGGTCCCCTTCTGTAGGGTAGATGGAGTTATTAATGGGTTGACTGAGAGTCTCAGCCAAGACAGCTTGAGTGGGATTGTGAGTTCTCAGTTGCCTGGTAGGAATGTTTTTGAGCATGCAGCCCAGTCAATATTCTGCTGCTGCGTAAGAAAACAATGGCGTTAGTAGCTGGGCTGTGATGTGGTTGCTGTGGTAGAGTACAGCTATAATTCAGTGGTTGAGAGACCTGGATTCAATTCTGTGCTTCACCACTGACTGGGGCCCAGCTCTTCAGTCTGCACGGGGTGGTCTGTGTTGCACAATGTTGTGCAGAGATCTGGGGCTGGCACCATCTAAAAGCTAGCTCAGGGAATTGCTGCAGCCCTCCTTGGGAGCTCATTAGCCCTGCTGAGGACACAAGCCTCTAGGGCTGTGTTGTGACCCTGACAACCAGCTGTGGATCCAGCAGACCTCACAGCATCCAGAACTGACAGGATCGCTGGTCCAGCACAGCACTAAGGTGCAGCACAGGCAAAttctctcctccctttcccttctgcagTAGTTTGATCTGCTTAATGGAGGTCTGAGTGTAAATAGGGTAGTGATAGTGAAGAAAGCCACAGACGTGTGAGAGTGATGTCATTTTATCCCTGCCCTGCATAGAAGCTTACGAGTGTGTGATGGATAGAGCATGACGTCTCTTACAGGGCTTCAGGCAGAGCCTAGTGCTCCTGCTTCTTTCTCGCATGGCTCAGCATGAGATCTTGTTTGAATGAAGGTAACAGTGACCTTCTGTGGGGCCTGCACTCTGCTGTTTGTTAAGGGAGCTTGCATTTTCCTGAGGAACGAACAATGCCTGGCTGTGGATGTTTTGAACTCTTATCTTGGCCTTATCTGCCTCTGAAAAGGCAAACATGAAACTTCAGCTGCTTATTTGCCTACTTGCTTTTAAGATATCACAACCTTGAAAGTACAGTGCACGAGCTTTTTACTTCTGAATTGGCAACATCAGTGCTAACAAGCATTGTTTTTCTGTCGTGAAGTGAATcctgccatttttttctccttgcccCATGCAGCTCCacccattattttttttctgtcatggGATTTCAACTGCTTTCAATAAGGTCTGCATCAGAATGGAGACCAGAAGACTCTAGAGGTGAAATTAAGAGAAGTACTTGACTGCTGGAGGCTGGTGACGTTGGGTGTGGGAATacagggagcagcagcttcCGCTTTTAGTTCCAGTAGTAGAAGTCTCTGTAAGGACAGATAATCAGAAGTATCAGCTcttgcagaaagcattttggaCTGAAACACTACAGttgagaaaaaaggaaaaatttcctTATTTGCTTTGTGACTTCAATACAGCTACTCCTAGCGGATGCAAATTCAGGCAGATTCATGCTTGTctctcagcagagcagaaatattGAAGAAGCATTGTGCTGAATGTTTAGGTAATTGACTTGCAAACAAGCATTTGCAGGAGTGCATGCATTGTATGCTGATTCTCACCCTGCAGTCAGACCTCAGATGGGCTCACATGACATTTGCTTGGTCTGGAACTTCTTCTATACATAAAAATTTCTGCGCTCCACTTTGAGCATCATATGCCAGATGCTagcttgttttttaattcatgcCTCTTTACAGCATgtcacaaaactgcttccaaCTGAAGCACGGAATTTAGAGTAATTTAGGAGAAGAATGAAGACTGTATAGTGATGAAGCCCCCACCAAAGTCAGGATGAGGATACAAACCCCAGTTGGGCAGTTCAGTCCCTCTGTATCAGGCCAAGGTTGTATAACTTGGATTTTGCTGAGAAgtacatggtttagtgggtgtGGTGGCGATAGGTTGACAgttaaactagatgatcttagtggtcttttccagccttaatgattctgtgattcgatGACTGTACACCAAGAACCACCTCTGATAGGTGATATTGGCTGTGCCCATCTGGCAGGGGTATTTACATTGTAATGTTTGCTGAAATTCTGGAGGAAACATCAGAAGTTACAATGCCTTTCTGGGGGGGATGTGAAACACTACTGACTTGTTACTTCACAGCTACCCTGGCATTTTATCAACAGGAGAAGGGAGCTACACAACTAAGGATCAACACAGTAAATACTGGATGATGAGTTGGCTGCATCATTGCTTAGATACAGTTAGATCATGCTAGCAGCAGCTGACCTCGCAGGTTCTGCTGTTCCTGAATCTGTTCCAGTAGGATATAATCCTGGAACATCCCCGATGTGTGCAGAGCCATGTAGTATTAAACAAGCTGCCATCTCCACCCTGGCTAATACTCCTGTCAGGGCTTCTTTGGGAGGATGGGTCTATGGATAGACAGGAGAGCTTCCCTGAGCAGTTAAGAATGACCGGCTCTCATGCTGGTGCTGGGCCAAgagagccctgctgctgtcatctTAGCCACGTGCAGTAGCTTGGGCCAGGGGTATGTGTCCTGTGCTCACTATGTCTGCATTCTGGACATGACAAACACTGGGaggtgttttcttctcctttctctctgcgGGCAATCCGTTGTTTTTTGTGATCAGAACTTACACTCCTTGCTCAGTGGGTCAGTTGAGTTAAGTAACTTACATGGGATAAgtgggaaaaaggaaagcatgcCATTCTCAGCCTAGGCAAAGGCAAGGGGTGAAGCACAGGAGCACtgggaaagcaggaaagcacaCCATGCATGGAATCAGTCTGTTCTGACAGACCCTCCCAGTCTCTGCTTGGGGTCTCCTGTGGTGTCCCCCCATGGCAATCCCTTAGGTGGAGAAATGTGGTTAGCTGTGAAGAAGCCATCTGAgcagctcaggagcagcaggaagattTATTTGAGTCTCTGTTTTCGTTACGAAGACAAGCCACAAACAGCTGTTGTGGTATGGAGGTGATTTGTTCCGCCCAGCTGCCAGTAAAGGTTTGGACTAAACTGTTggccttcttccttctctccagcaGTCACTCTGTTGTTACACCTACGGGAGATCCCCCGAGGCAGTCAGGCAGGAAAGTGCTGAATTTGAAATCCACAATTTGAAATCCAGCAGTTGAAACAGCGTCAGCActggtggagcagcagcagagaccaAAGGGCAGCATTGCAGCTGTGTGCTTCAGCCTTCAGTATCCCTTGAGCATTTCCAAGCCCaaaattcagttctgaaatGTATATTGGCCACCTGTGGGATCTGCGGCTTGGTTGGTTCACTTAGGTGTTATGGGCTGTATAGAAAAATTAATGTGTTAGCAAATGAGAGAAAACTGATGCAAATGATGCTATGTCATAGAATCTCAAAAGGGTTTGGGgtagaagggacctcagagccTACCCAGCCTCAACCTCAGCCCCCTGCCCCCCactagctcaggctgcccagggcaccatccaacctggtcttcaGAGCCTCCAGCAATGGGGAGGATCCATTAGGCATTCAGGCTTTGAACAGGGCAGATAGGCTTGAAATCCACAAGATGGCACTTCTAGGTGCTATTTGTCCACTACATTTGAGATGTCAGTGAGGCAGCTTGGTGTGCACACGTGCCTTTGAAAGCAGCCAGTGCTTCATTTTTGATTGGGCAGCTGCTGAGATCGGCTATGCACAGTGAAAGCACAGCCTCCCCTCTCTGCAAGTATAGCACCTGCCTGGGCCTATCAAACCCCTGTCCTTCAGCAGCACCCTGCATGGATGTTGTTCCTGTCATTCAGCTCCAAAAAGGCACGCATTGGTCATTGCTGAACCCTGTGGTGCAGATATCCTGccaggcactgagctgcagatgAGACTGCTGGAGAAGTGCATGGTGGACGTGCTGAATAGAAACAGATGAgctaattctttttaaatttccatttcttcaagATGCTTCTGTCCTGGATTGTGCCTTTAGAAGTGTGACACTTGTCAGTGCTGGACACAGCCTGCTTCAGAACAGGCATTATCGGCCTTCAGTCAAGATGGTGGCGTTTAACTTGAAGGTGAGGATGTTTCATGGTCATATGAGAGTGAACTTCTGGTCTTTGAAGGAGGTGGGTTTAAGATGTGGTTGGGTGAGTCTTGTGTTAAAGTTGCTTCCCTTGTCTAGGTGATGGCTTCACTACCACACTGTACCTCAGGCCCAGAGGGCTTGCAGATTGAGGCCTTGTATGTTGAACCTCTCCTCTGGCTTTCCTCTTTCTAGGCTTTTCTCAGGCTATTCTCTCCTCAGCACCTTTCCTTACCAAAGTGTGGTTTCTCTGCTTTATCTTTTAGGGAGTGAAGGCCATATGCATAAGGGTACATATGTAAGGCTCAGAAATGTTGAAGCCTTGTTCACTACCAGTTATAACTTGTTCAGTTAGTCTGTTTATCATAAAAGTAGTGCTAACCACAGACCTTGGCTttgcctttctgcagagcagagctgtggtttAAAGATATTGCCAgtaaaaatgatgttttctgcagaattGGTTTAAAGTGACCAGATGTCAAAGGTAACATGCAGCTTGCGTAGATGAGTGCTATAAGAGCCCACTTGAGGTCTCATTTGCAGACTTTAAGGGGGCATGCTAATGGAGTATGGATGTAAGgcttttttaaatacagtatttaaacaatGGGCAAACAACTTTATGAGGTGCTGGAAGGCCTTCTGAGGTTACAGAGGGCTACTGGGATACTTGCTTTGGGAGGACTTAAGCTGTGAACCTACTGTGCATCACTGAAAGGCCAGAATGATCCTGCTGGCCAAGTGGCTCTTTGAAACAGGGTACTGGGAAGCTTGTGTACCTTCAGTATCCTTCTGAAATTGACATCTCTCACTGAGTGCCTCTGCAGCCCTCATTGTATTTTAGTTCACAGTGTTACCcgtttgcattttattttctgctccaTACGCACTTAAGAGTAGTGTGCTTTTGTAACACTGAAATATGTTGTGCAATTTTATTGGCTTCAGACATTAAAAACTGCTGAAACTGAATCACTGTAGGCTACATCCTTTTTATATCTTTCGTGGTTCAAAGACAGTCATCTATACTTAATAGTACAGACCTGGGCAAATTGCAGAACTGTCTTGGATTAAAATTTCTAGGTGGACAAAAGTGTATTCAGGCACTGTATCTGATAGCTGATATGCATGCTTCCATCACTCCTATCAAAATTGTTCAGATGCATTTCACCTTTTATAAGCATCTTAAGATACTcaattctttccctttttcaacTTCAGGTTGTGCCAATATTACATTCACAGTAAAGAtgacaaaagcaagaaagacCTGTATGAGGGAGTTTCAAATATGAACTCGAGTACAGTGAATTGCATTTTGGCCTTTTCCCTGGACAATCTGCCTAGTTTAAAATcccctgcagaaaaaaagtatgaaCAGAAGAACATTACCATTGCTTTGAATAATGCCATTGTTGGAAGAAGCTGTATAGCATCCCTGtagattaatttttaattgtcCAAGCGTTCCAGTAACCGCttaaatatattgttttttattatagGCTTTGGAGAATTTCCCATTGCTGATGTACATCTTGGCAGCTAAAACATTGATTCTTTGCTTAGCATTTGCTGGAGTTAAAATGTACCAGAGTaaaaaacttgaagaaaaattgaagagGGAACGTGAAGCGAAAttgaaaagagaagcagagaagaaggGTGATTAAAGGAATCTCTCAGGTATATAACTCATTTGACATTCTGGTATTTCATAGTGGCATTGCCATATTAATCCCATTATATTTTGGCTTCAGTACATTTGGGTTGTGTGGTTAGAAGTGTCACCATTAGCTGAGTTATTCAGTATGTGTCTCCTGTGATGCTTCACTGTATTTGCACACCCATACCATGCCCATTCTTTGTAAGAAATGAAGTTAGTACCAGACAACTTGTCAGCCACTGTTTGGGGTTTCAGAGATCTTAGCacaatattctttttctgttcttaatttcCTTCAATTTTGTACGCCCAACCAGTTGCACAGAAAGTCCTGATACATAAAGAAATCATTAAAGTTGGGCAAAAACTGTGTGAGAGGCATGCCAGACAAGATGATGTAATAAGGTTCCTTGGCCATAAGTCACATTGAAAAGAATCTCCAATTCCATGTTAGTTAAATACATGACAAGTTGCTGATAGTTTAGCTTGAAGGGCCAAACCTCATGCTGTGAAGCTTCCCAAGGTAATAAAACTGCTTCAGGTTATACATCCAtcatatatactttttttcagtgaagtatatatctacattaaaaaaaaaaaaaagcaaaaggaatatTGAAAGTATAGTAAAgttttagtttttcattttcatgtgcTAAATTCCTTCCCAGTATCTTCAAAGTTTAAGCAATCATTGGATCAAGTCTGTTAGCAAAATGAGTGTGGTCTAGTGCTAAGATTATACTCCCGGAGTTTTTGGTGTGTGATTTATGTATCaattcatttcacatttctctgttctgcagcaaaatGGGAATTCTATTCCTGCCTGCCCTTTGTAAACTCAGTGGGAGTTCGCTATAACAATGTTGCACTTTATTAAACTAGAAAACTAACTTTCTCCTTTTGAGGTCATCACCTCACATATGAAGATGGTTTCAGTTTTTAGAAATGTTTACT encodes:
- the SMIM11 gene encoding small integral membrane protein 11 isoform X2 gives rise to the protein MMVAIRAFGTCEELPEELLIFPLQLQQIDASVLDCAFRSVTLVSAGHSLLQNRHYRPSVKMVAFNLKALENFPLLMYILAAKTLILCLAFAGVKMYQSKKLEEKLKREREAKLKREAEKKGD
- the KCNE2 gene encoding potassium voltage-gated channel subfamily E member 2, with the translated sequence MAEIRNFTWAVEDIFKETFLTYMNGWRKNMTEAANELQAKVDAENFDYVILYLMVMIGMFSFIIVAILVSTVKSKRREHSKDPYHQYIVEDWGEKYKSQVLNREDLKCVVHENFGARDKTSPTSP
- the SMIM11 gene encoding small integral membrane protein 11 isoform X1, with amino-acid sequence MMVAIRAFGTCEELPEELLIFPLQLQQIDASVLDCAFRSVTLVSAGHSLLQNRHYRPSVKMVAFNLKVRMFHGHMRVNFWSLKEALENFPLLMYILAAKTLILCLAFAGVKMYQSKKLEEKLKREREAKLKREAEKKGD